The following proteins are encoded in a genomic region of Magnetococcales bacterium:
- a CDS encoding ABC transporter permease: protein MIGSVWTLARYTALEGWKNRFLWIVTVVVLGGFMLAEFAGTLALTEVKEIQSAILGAYLRLGAVILTSLVVLNSLVRELNDKGLELILSLPIPRGSYFFGKLIGYTFTVLTMVTLFSAALLPYSAGEMVLFWGISLLAELLIVIALCLLTLLTFNQVTPAFSAVLAIYLLSRSITSLQQVGQGPIMGSNSLWMQFMNEMIGAIALVLPGLDRFTQTEWLVYGTGSWLEIQHIFGQTVIYLALLCGAALFDLYRKNI, encoded by the coding sequence GTGATCGGATCGGTCTGGACCCTGGCTCGTTATACCGCTCTGGAGGGGTGGAAAAACCGCTTTTTATGGATCGTGACGGTGGTGGTGCTTGGAGGCTTCATGCTGGCGGAATTTGCCGGCACCCTGGCGCTCACCGAGGTAAAAGAGATTCAGAGTGCCATTTTGGGAGCCTACCTGCGTCTGGGTGCGGTGATATTGACCTCCCTGGTAGTGCTCAACAGTCTGGTTCGGGAGTTGAATGACAAGGGGCTTGAGTTGATCCTCTCCCTGCCCATCCCCCGAGGCAGCTATTTTTTTGGCAAGCTGATCGGCTATACTTTTACCGTTCTGACCATGGTCACTCTCTTTTCAGCAGCCTTGCTACCCTATTCGGCTGGGGAGATGGTGCTCTTTTGGGGGATTTCCCTGCTGGCCGAACTATTGATCGTCATCGCCTTGTGTCTGTTGACGCTGCTGACTTTCAATCAGGTCACCCCAGCCTTCAGCGCTGTTTTGGCGATTTATCTGCTCAGCAGATCCATCACCAGTCTGCAACAGGTCGGCCAAGGCCCCATCATGGGCTCGAACAGCCTCTGGATGCAGTTTATGAATGAAATGATTGGCGCCATCGCCCTGGTTTTACCGGGATTGGATCGTTTCACTCAGACCGAATGGTTGGTATATGGCACTGGCAGCTGGTTGGAAATACAACATATCTTTGGGCAAACCGTGATTTATCTGGCCCTGCTGTGTGGGGCGGCCCTTTTTGATCTTTATCGAAAAAACATTTAA
- a CDS encoding type II secretion system protein has translation MDTFDKQRMTSMSGVTLIEVAVVLVILSLMVGMALTPMGTQMENVYRSRTERTMEEIRDALFGFFLANGRLPCPDTDADGYENRDQDDTANVTPNKIRCGVYDGISGVFSLEVNGDLPYLDLGVTGVDAWGRNFIYQVTGEFADEIGEDTAKSPTMTSVNCDSPPSQSTISLATGIIPVDITGGDGPFCNGDIQIWESEEACNDAGACDDSDIFEDVEGLLAANVPVIVISQGAQPVRVGSLPGGRKSDEVENDIENDDDNVFIDRVFSNVQGHEFDDMVMWISASALKKQLVDVGKLP, from the coding sequence ATGGATACTTTTGACAAACAACGCATGACATCCATGAGCGGGGTCACCCTCATTGAAGTGGCGGTGGTGCTGGTGATTCTCAGCCTGATGGTGGGGATGGCCCTCACGCCCATGGGCACCCAGATGGAAAATGTCTACCGCTCCCGCACCGAACGCACCATGGAAGAGATTCGGGATGCTCTTTTCGGCTTTTTCCTGGCCAACGGTCGCCTCCCCTGTCCGGATACCGATGCCGATGGCTATGAAAACCGCGATCAGGATGACACAGCCAACGTGACCCCCAACAAAATCCGCTGTGGCGTCTATGACGGTATCAGCGGAGTGTTTTCTCTTGAAGTCAACGGCGATCTTCCTTATCTGGACTTGGGTGTCACAGGAGTAGATGCCTGGGGTCGGAATTTTATTTATCAGGTCACCGGTGAATTTGCAGATGAGATAGGGGAAGACACGGCAAAATCCCCGACCATGACCTCTGTCAACTGCGACTCCCCTCCCTCACAATCCACCATCTCTTTGGCCACTGGTATCATACCTGTCGATATCACAGGGGGGGATGGACCCTTCTGCAATGGCGACATCCAGATTTGGGAAAGCGAGGAGGCCTGTAACGATGCCGGAGCCTGTGATGATTCCGACATTTTTGAAGATGTGGAAGGACTCCTGGCCGCCAACGTTCCGGTAATTGTCATTTCCCAAGGGGCTCAACCAGTCAGAGTGGGTTCGTTGCCTGGTGGTCGGAAATCCGATGAGGTGGAAAACGATATCGAGAATGATGACGACAACGTTTTCATCGACCGGGTTTTCAGCAATGTCCAGGGTCATGAGTTTGACGACATGGTGATGTGGATCTCAGCCAGCGCCCTGAAAAAACAGCTGGTGGATGTGGGTAAGCTGCCGTGA